A stretch of Schistocerca cancellata isolate TAMUIC-IGC-003103 chromosome 3, iqSchCanc2.1, whole genome shotgun sequence DNA encodes these proteins:
- the LOC126176546 gene encoding uncharacterized protein LOC126176546, translating into MAGDHIILSGKMCSALQVLHQTSLRTGDNNNNNNNNNNNNNAAMTSDRHIQVIMGEDGEGEDGEGEDGEGEDGEGEDGEGEDGEGEDGEGEDGEGEDGEGEDGEGEDGEGEDGEGEDGEGEDGEGEDGEGEDGEGEDGEGEDGEGEDGEGEDGEGEDGEGEDGEGEDGEGEDGEGEDGEGEDGEGEDGEGEDGEGEDGEGEDGEGEDGEGEDGEGEDGEGEDGEGEDGEGEDGEGEDGEGEDGEGEDGEGEDGEGEDGEGEDGEGEDGEGEDGEGEDGEGEDGEGEDGEGEDGEGEDGEGEDGEGEDGEGEDGEGEDGEGEDGEGEDGEGEDGEGEDGEGEDGEGEDGEGEDGEGEDGEGEDGEGEDGEGEDGEGEDGEGEDGEGEDGEGEDGEGEDGEGEDGEGEDGEGEDGEGEDGEGEDGEGEDGEGEDGEGEDGEGEDGEGEDGEGEDGEGEDGEGEDGVGEDGEGEDGEGEDGEGEDGEGEDGEGEDGEGEDGEGEDGEGEDGEGEDGEGEEGEGEEGEGEEGEGEEGEGEEGEGEEGEGEEGEGEDGEGEEGEGEEGEGEEGEGEEGEGEEGEGEEGEGEEGEGEEGEGEEGEAKIFFFGWV; encoded by the coding sequence ggggaagacggcgagggggaagacggcgagggggaagacggcgagggggaagacggcgagggggaagacggcgagggggaagacggcgagggggaagacggcgagggggaagacggcgagggggaagacggcgagggggaagacggcgagggggaagacggcgagggggaagacggcgagggggaagacggcgagggggaagacggcgagggggaagacggcgagggggaagacggcgagggggaagacggcgagggggaagacggcgagggggaagacggcgagggggaagacggcgagggggaagacggcgagggggaagacggcgagggggaagacggcgagggggaagacggcgagggggaagacggcgagggggaagacggcgagggggaagacggcgagggggaagacggcgagggggaagacggcgagggggaagacggcgagggggaagacggcgagggggaagacggcgagggggaagacggcgagggggaagacggcgagggggaagacggcgagggggaagacggcgagggggaagacggcgagggggaagacggcgagggggaagacggcgagggggaagacggcgagggggaagacggcgagggggaagacggcgagggggaagacggcgagggggaagacggcgagggggaagacggcgagggggaagacggcgagggggaagacggcgagggggaagacggcgagggggaagacggcgagggggaagacggcgagggggaagacggcgagggggaagacggcgagggggaagacggcgagggggaagacggcgagggggaagacggcgagggggaagacggcgagggggaagacggcgagggggaagacggcgagggggaagacggcgagggggaagacggcgagggggaagacggcgagggggaagacggcgagggggaagacggcgagggggaagacggcgagggggaagacggcgagggggaagacggcgagggggaagacggcgagggggaagacggcgagggggaagacggcgagggggaagacggcgagggggaagacggcgagggggaagacggcgagggggaagacggcgagggggaagacggcgagggggaagacggcgagggggaagacggcgagggggaagacggcgagggggaagacggcgagggggaagacggcgagggggaagacggcgagggggaagacggcgagggggaagacggcgtgggggaagacggcgagggggaagacggcgagggggaagacggcgagggggaagacggcgagggggaagacggcgagggggaagacggcgagggggaagacggcgagggggaagacggcgagggggaagacggcgagggggaagacggcgagggggaagaggGCGAGGGGGAAGAGGGCGAGGGGGAAGAGGGCGAGGGGGAAGAGGGCGAGGGGGAAGAGGGCGAGGGGGAAGAGGGCGAGGGGGAAGAgggcgagggggaagacggcgagggggaagaggGCGAGGGGGAAGAGGGCGAGGGGGAAGAGGGCGAGGGGGAAGAGGGCGAGGGGGAAGAGGGCGAGGGGGAAGAGGGCGAGGGGGAAGAGGGCGAGGGGGAAGAGGGCGAGGGGGAAGAGGGCGaggctaagatttttttttttggttgggtttaa